Proteins from a genomic interval of Sphingobacterium lactis:
- a CDS encoding RagB/SusD family nutrient uptake outer membrane protein gives MKNTFKNIYRFSKVALAIALLAASTSCGKDFLDRNSELDIPEEQISAEALRVEGQVNGLYASLKNGALYGGRYLIYNDIRGEEFLNRGGNNVTGYSVYQFSNDPSDSYVAGFWIQAYVTINRVNIFLDNISKVSDDIVPAEKKAQYISEAKFIRAISYYTLVQLFAKPYAADNGASQGVPLRLTPEKSVDNNAAQRATVKAIYDQILKDLNEAEPTAVANYGDAYRRGTRVHKNTVIALKTRVYLAMKNFPKVIEEANKIVSPNAPFTATSGVPHKLLEKIESVFADKTSDERILSFPFELTNIPGTQNQLSYYYNMGNIEYYLNKGTTGIYANPNWPETDARKSALTGVASGFTILKKYTDVGTYLDWVPAIRYAEVLLNLAEAEAEVGDQGRALALLKAIRNRSDAAYTFPAFASRSALVDAILLERRIELLGEGFRAPDLQRRNSPINSVGAGRLVQPNDDHYVFPIPLRELIDNVDINK, from the coding sequence ATGAAAAATACTTTTAAAAATATATATCGATTTTCCAAAGTTGCCCTGGCAATAGCTTTACTGGCAGCGTCGACCTCCTGTGGCAAGGACTTTTTGGACAGAAATTCGGAATTGGATATTCCGGAAGAGCAGATCAGTGCGGAGGCATTGCGTGTAGAGGGTCAGGTTAATGGTCTGTATGCGTCATTGAAAAATGGTGCGCTCTACGGCGGACGGTACTTGATCTATAACGACATCCGTGGGGAAGAATTCCTGAATAGGGGTGGAAACAACGTTACGGGATATTCCGTGTACCAGTTTTCGAACGATCCATCAGATAGTTATGTTGCCGGTTTCTGGATTCAGGCCTACGTGACCATCAACCGTGTGAATATTTTCCTGGATAATATCAGTAAAGTATCAGATGATATCGTTCCAGCGGAGAAGAAAGCGCAATACATTTCGGAGGCGAAATTCATCCGTGCAATTTCCTATTATACGTTGGTCCAATTGTTCGCCAAGCCTTATGCTGCCGATAACGGTGCATCCCAAGGCGTGCCGTTACGCTTGACACCTGAAAAATCGGTGGACAACAATGCCGCACAGCGAGCAACCGTAAAGGCTATTTATGACCAGATCCTGAAGGATTTGAACGAGGCCGAGCCAACTGCAGTGGCAAATTATGGGGATGCCTACAGAAGAGGTACGCGCGTGCACAAAAATACAGTGATCGCGTTGAAGACCAGGGTTTACCTGGCCATGAAGAATTTCCCGAAAGTAATCGAGGAAGCGAATAAAATCGTATCCCCAAATGCACCATTTACTGCAACTTCAGGTGTGCCGCACAAATTATTGGAAAAGATAGAGTCGGTTTTCGCGGATAAGACCAGTGATGAGCGGATTTTGAGTTTCCCTTTTGAATTGACGAATATCCCAGGTACACAGAACCAACTTTCCTACTATTACAACATGGGAAATATTGAGTACTACCTGAATAAAGGCACGACCGGTATTTATGCGAATCCAAACTGGCCAGAAACGGATGCGCGAAAATCTGCATTAACAGGTGTAGCTTCAGGGTTTACCATCCTTAAGAAATATACGGACGTAGGTACGTATCTGGATTGGGTGCCGGCCATCCGCTATGCGGAAGTGTTGTTGAACCTAGCAGAAGCGGAAGCAGAGGTTGGAGACCAAGGACGTGCATTGGCCTTATTGAAAGCCATTCGCAATCGTTCCGATGCCGCCTATACGTTCCCTGCTTTTGCAAGCCGTTCGGCATTGGTGGATGCCATTCTCCTGGAAAGAAGGATAGAGCTTCTGGGTGAAGGATTCAGGGCTCCTGACCTTCAGCGTAGAAATTCTCCGATCAATTCCGTAGGGGCAGGACGCCTTGTGCAGCCGAATGATGATCACTATGTGTTCCCAATTCCATTGCGTGAATTGATTGACAATGTGGATATCAATAAGTAA
- the carB gene encoding carbamoyl-phosphate synthase large subunit, with protein sequence MPRNTSINSVLIIGSGPIVIGQACEFDYSGSQAALSLKEEGISVSIINSNPATIMTDNVVADHVYLLPLTCESIEQILQERQIDAVLPTMGGQTALNLCIEASNRGIWDKYNVQVIGVDVAAIEKTENREEFRQLMVDIGVGVATSKIANSFLEGKEAAQIIGFPLVIRPSYTLAGTGGGFVHKKEDFDAALNRGLHASPTHEVLVEQAVLGWKEFELELLRDTNDNVIIICTIENFDPMGIHTGDSITVAPGMTLSDKCYQDMRNQAIKMMRSIGNFAGGCNVQFSVNPENEEIIAIEINPRVSRSSALASKATGYPIAKIAAKLAIGYNLDELQNQITKNTSAYFEPTLDYVIVKVPRFNFDKFKGANKELGLQMKAVGEVMAIGRTFIEALQKAAQSLETGRAGLGADGRQSRNLEEIMHSLEHPSADRLFHIKDAFELGVPLESIRKATLIDKWFLVQIQELVQLEGELRRYQLNNIPRDFFMTLKQKGYSDVQIAWLLGNTTEDEVYARRKELGIQRVYKMVDTCAAEFPAHTPYYYSTFEDENESVSSDRKKIIVLGSGPNRIGQGIEFDYSCVHGLLAAKECGYEAIMVNCNPETVSTDFNMADKLYFEPVFWEHVREIIELEKPVGVIVQLGGQTALKMAEKLEEIGVKIIGTNFSNMDLAEDRGSFSDLLKDLDIPYPKYGVATSAEEAIQVANEVGYPVLVRPSYVLGGQGMSIVINDEDLEKAVVNLLKNLPGNHILIDHFLDRAEEAESDSICDGEDVHIIGMMEHIEPAGIHSGDSSAVLPPFSLSENVQNKMEEYTVKLAKALNVRGLLNIQFAIKDENVYVIEANPRASRTVPFIAKAYDVPYINIATKVMLGENKLSDFTIERKLKGYAIKEPVFSFSKFPEVDKQLGPEMKSTGEAIRFIDDLNDPHFRELYNKKSMFLNAQ encoded by the coding sequence ATGCCTAGAAACACCTCCATCAATTCGGTATTAATCATTGGATCGGGACCTATTGTCATTGGTCAGGCCTGTGAGTTCGATTATTCAGGATCACAAGCGGCTTTATCCTTGAAAGAAGAAGGAATCTCCGTATCCATTATTAACTCAAACCCTGCTACGATCATGACCGATAATGTCGTAGCCGACCATGTTTACTTGCTACCTTTAACATGCGAAAGTATCGAGCAGATCTTGCAGGAACGCCAGATTGATGCCGTTCTTCCGACCATGGGTGGTCAGACCGCTTTGAACCTTTGTATTGAAGCTTCAAACCGTGGCATCTGGGACAAATACAATGTACAGGTAATCGGCGTGGATGTCGCAGCCATCGAAAAGACTGAAAACCGCGAAGAGTTCCGCCAACTGATGGTGGACATCGGCGTGGGTGTAGCAACTTCCAAGATTGCAAACTCCTTTTTGGAAGGTAAAGAAGCTGCACAGATTATCGGATTCCCTTTGGTAATCCGCCCTTCTTATACACTTGCTGGAACCGGAGGTGGTTTCGTGCACAAGAAGGAAGATTTTGATGCGGCCCTGAACAGAGGTCTACACGCATCCCCTACCCACGAGGTATTGGTAGAACAAGCGGTATTGGGCTGGAAAGAATTCGAGCTTGAATTGCTTCGCGACACCAACGATAACGTAATCATTATCTGTACGATCGAAAACTTCGACCCTATGGGTATCCATACCGGCGATTCCATTACAGTAGCACCGGGAATGACCCTATCGGACAAATGTTACCAAGACATGCGTAATCAAGCCATCAAAATGATGCGCTCGATCGGTAACTTTGCAGGTGGATGTAACGTGCAGTTCTCCGTTAATCCGGAAAACGAAGAAATCATTGCGATCGAGATCAACCCACGTGTATCCCGCTCCTCAGCCCTAGCTTCCAAAGCGACAGGGTACCCAATTGCAAAGATCGCTGCAAAATTGGCGATCGGTTACAACTTGGACGAACTACAGAACCAGATCACTAAAAATACATCAGCATACTTTGAACCGACTTTAGACTACGTAATCGTTAAGGTTCCACGTTTCAACTTCGACAAGTTCAAAGGTGCAAATAAAGAATTAGGCTTGCAGATGAAAGCTGTAGGTGAAGTGATGGCGATTGGCCGTACATTCATCGAGGCTTTACAGAAAGCAGCTCAATCCCTGGAGACAGGACGCGCCGGATTAGGTGCTGACGGTCGCCAATCCAGAAACTTGGAAGAGATCATGCACAGCTTGGAGCACCCAAGTGCAGACCGCTTGTTCCACATCAAGGATGCATTCGAGCTTGGTGTTCCTTTGGAATCCATCCGCAAGGCTACCTTGATCGACAAATGGTTCTTGGTGCAGATCCAGGAATTGGTACAATTGGAAGGCGAATTGCGCAGATACCAATTGAACAATATCCCTCGCGATTTCTTCATGACCTTGAAGCAAAAAGGTTACTCCGATGTACAGATCGCTTGGTTATTGGGCAACACAACAGAAGATGAAGTATATGCAAGACGTAAGGAATTAGGCATTCAACGTGTTTACAAAATGGTTGACACGTGTGCTGCTGAATTCCCGGCGCATACACCATATTACTACTCGACCTTTGAGGACGAGAACGAATCCGTATCTTCAGACCGCAAGAAAATCATCGTATTGGGATCAGGCCCGAACCGTATCGGTCAAGGTATCGAATTCGACTACTCCTGTGTGCACGGCCTATTGGCCGCAAAAGAATGTGGTTACGAAGCGATCATGGTGAACTGTAACCCGGAGACGGTTTCTACAGACTTCAACATGGCGGATAAACTATACTTCGAGCCGGTATTCTGGGAGCATGTTCGCGAGATCATCGAATTGGAAAAACCAGTAGGTGTAATTGTTCAATTAGGTGGTCAGACAGCATTGAAGATGGCTGAAAAGCTGGAAGAGATCGGTGTGAAGATCATCGGTACCAACTTCAGCAACATGGACTTGGCGGAAGATCGCGGAAGCTTCTCCGATCTATTGAAAGATTTGGATATTCCTTATCCGAAATATGGCGTAGCAACTTCTGCTGAAGAAGCGATCCAGGTAGCTAATGAGGTTGGATATCCGGTATTGGTTCGTCCTTCCTACGTATTGGGTGGACAAGGCATGAGTATCGTGATCAATGATGAGGACTTGGAGAAAGCGGTAGTGAACCTATTGAAGAACCTACCGGGTAACCACATCCTGATCGACCACTTCTTGGACAGAGCGGAAGAAGCCGAGTCGGATTCCATCTGTGATGGCGAGGATGTACACATCATCGGTATGATGGAGCACATTGAGCCTGCGGGTATTCACTCAGGTGACTCCTCAGCTGTATTGCCTCCATTCAGTCTTTCTGAAAATGTTCAGAACAAAATGGAAGAATATACGGTAAAATTGGCGAAAGCATTGAATGTAAGGGGACTACTGAACATCCAATTCGCGATCAAAGATGAGAACGTCTATGTAATCGAAGCCAACCCACGTGCGTCACGTACCGTTCCTTTCATCGCGAAAGCATACGACGTACCGTACATCAATATCGCAACGAAAGTCATGCTGGGCGAGAACAAACTTAGCGACTTCACTATCGAACGCAAGTTGAAGGGTTATGCCATCAAGGAACCTGTATTCTCCTTCTCGAAATTCCCAGAAGTAGACAAGCAGTTGGGCCCTGAGATGAAATCAACAGGTGAAGCGATCCGTTTCATCGATGATTTGAACGACCCACACTTCAGAGAATTGTACAACAAAAAATCCATGTTCTTAAATGCACAATAA